A genome region from Pseudomonas sp. S06B 330 includes the following:
- a CDS encoding extracellular solute-binding protein, which yields MNLRTFGLALSLACSAAQLQAADGPQQTVNLYIWGEYLAPDTLANFEKSTGIRVVADHFDSLETVETKLLTGRSGYDLVLTAGQHLSRAISSGALQPLDKARLPHLAGVGTEFRQHMAVFDPGNRYAGTYAWGTTGVGYQQQAVDARLPAAPTDSWAMLFDPEVVSKFASCGVSLLNDPNEVFAAAMRYLGLDINQQRSEDLRRAEALLQKVRPYIRYFDNDRNINDLANGETCLAMSWNGNVAIARNQAQQAGKRVDLVFSIPREGTLIWLDALVIPKDAPHPEAALALMDYLMRPEVIAPITNSIQYANAISAADTLVAPAIRNDAGTYPPAAVRARLYSKNDNSKAFNRELTRAFSRLKSGT from the coding sequence ATGAACCTGCGCACCTTCGGTCTGGCGCTATCGCTGGCCTGCAGTGCGGCGCAGCTACAGGCCGCCGATGGCCCGCAACAAACGGTGAACCTGTATATCTGGGGCGAGTACCTGGCCCCCGATACCCTGGCCAATTTTGAGAAAAGCACCGGCATCCGGGTGGTCGCCGACCATTTCGACTCCCTGGAAACCGTCGAGACCAAACTGCTCACCGGGCGCAGTGGCTATGACCTGGTGCTGACCGCTGGCCAGCACCTGTCACGGGCCATCAGCAGCGGGGCGCTGCAGCCGCTGGACAAGGCGCGCTTGCCGCACCTGGCCGGCGTCGGCACAGAGTTCCGCCAGCACATGGCGGTGTTTGATCCGGGTAACCGTTATGCCGGTACCTATGCCTGGGGCACTACGGGTGTCGGTTATCAGCAACAGGCCGTTGATGCTCGCTTGCCGGCGGCGCCGACCGATAGCTGGGCGATGTTGTTTGATCCAGAGGTGGTGTCGAAATTCGCCAGTTGCGGCGTCAGCCTGCTCAACGATCCCAACGAGGTATTCGCGGCGGCCATGCGTTACTTGGGGCTGGACATCAACCAGCAACGCAGCGAAGACCTGCGCCGGGCCGAAGCCTTGTTGCAGAAGGTGCGGCCGTACATTCGCTACTTCGACAACGACCGCAACATCAACGACTTGGCCAACGGTGAAACCTGCCTGGCAATGTCCTGGAACGGCAACGTTGCCATTGCCCGCAACCAGGCGCAGCAGGCAGGTAAGCGCGTCGACCTGGTCTTCAGTATTCCGCGCGAAGGCACCTTGATCTGGCTCGATGCGCTGGTGATCCCCAAAGATGCGCCGCACCCTGAGGCCGCCCTGGCGCTGATGGATTACTTGATGCGCCCGGAGGTGATTGCACCAATCACCAACAGCATCCAGTACGCCAACGCCATCAGCGCGGCCGACACCCTGGTGGCTCCGGCGATTCGCAATGACGCCGGCACCTATCCACCCGCGGCGGTGCGGGCGCGGCTATACAGCAAGAATGACAACAGCAAGGCGTTCAACCGTGAGCTGACTCGCGCGTTCAGTCGACTCAAATCCGGTACCTAG